In one Nostoc sp. KVJ3 genomic region, the following are encoded:
- a CDS encoding cobyrinate a,c-diamide synthase: MALVIAGERSGVGKTTVTLTLLASLRRRDRLVQSFKVGPDYIDPMFHQHVTGLPCRNLDPVLTSETYVQQCFARYSQLSEYALVEGVMGLFDGIGHGQEKQKSTDFASTAHIARLLDLPVVLVIDCSRLSGSVAAIAHGYQSFDPRIKIAGVVLNRVGSDRHLSLLKDSLEPLQLPIIGVLRRQDNITIPDRHLGLVPTAELPELNALIDRFANLGDTCFDWQHLLPLLKSKSLPHPPHLPHSPSSVRIAVARDRAFNFYYQDNLDLLQQLGAELVFWSPLEDAGLPKDVQGMYFGGGFPEVFAQQLAENTSVRDGVKTAILKGMPTVAECGGLMYLCEQIIDFEGKPWPMAGVLPTSAVMGGRLTLGYRRAVALQDNLLVKMGTTVYGHEFHRSHLTLTPSQPLFETSRYDCDENMGCEGWGLPANVHASYVHLHWGESREIPQQFLKECRKLGSID, translated from the coding sequence ATGGCTTTAGTCATTGCCGGGGAACGTAGTGGAGTGGGCAAGACAACAGTCACTCTTACCCTTTTAGCATCTTTACGTCGTCGCGATCGCCTGGTGCAATCTTTTAAGGTAGGCCCAGACTACATCGATCCAATGTTTCATCAACACGTAACTGGTCTTCCTTGTCGCAATTTAGACCCAGTGTTAACTTCCGAAACCTACGTTCAGCAATGTTTTGCCCGTTATAGTCAACTCAGTGAATATGCTCTCGTAGAAGGGGTAATGGGTTTATTTGATGGAATTGGACATGGGCAAGAAAAGCAAAAATCAACTGATTTTGCTAGTACGGCACATATTGCACGGCTTTTAGATTTGCCTGTGGTGTTGGTAATAGATTGTAGTCGTTTATCTGGTTCTGTAGCTGCGATCGCTCACGGCTATCAATCTTTTGATCCGAGAATTAAAATAGCTGGGGTAGTATTAAATCGCGTGGGCAGCGATCGCCATCTCTCTCTCCTCAAAGATTCTCTAGAACCATTACAATTACCCATTATCGGCGTACTGCGTCGTCAAGATAACATCACAATTCCCGATCGCCATTTGGGTTTAGTTCCCACAGCAGAACTTCCCGAACTCAACGCTTTAATCGATCGCTTCGCCAATTTAGGAGATACCTGTTTCGATTGGCAACATTTATTACCCCTGTTAAAATCAAAATCCCTCCCTCATCCCCCTCATCTCCCTCATTCCCCCTCCTCTGTTAGGATTGCAGTCGCCCGCGATCGCGCTTTTAATTTCTATTACCAAGACAATCTCGATTTGCTGCAACAACTTGGCGCAGAACTGGTTTTCTGGAGTCCCTTAGAAGATGCTGGATTACCAAAAGATGTGCAGGGAATGTATTTTGGGGGAGGTTTCCCAGAAGTTTTTGCCCAGCAACTAGCAGAAAATACCAGCGTTCGTGATGGGGTAAAAACAGCAATCCTCAAAGGAATGCCGACAGTTGCTGAATGCGGCGGATTAATGTATTTATGTGAGCAAATTATCGATTTTGAGGGTAAACCTTGGCCAATGGCGGGAGTTTTACCAACATCTGCTGTCATGGGTGGGCGTTTAACTTTGGGTTATCGTCGCGCAGTAGCTTTGCAAGATAATCTCTTGGTGAAAATGGGTACAACTGTTTACGGACATGAATTTCATCGTTCCCATTTAACCTTAACTCCCAGTCAGCCCCTATTTGAAACTTCTCGCTACGATTGTGACGAAAATATGGGATGCGAGGGATGGGGTTTACCTGCAAATGTTCACGCCTCTTATGTTCATCTGCATTGGGGAGAAAGTAGAGAAATTCCCCAGCAGTTTCTTAAAGAATGTCGCAAGCTAGGATCTATAGATTAA
- a CDS encoding cyclic nucleotide-binding domain-containing protein translates to MLTSVDRLLFVRRVPIFKELRDDFIVRLTSVMNELSFPANYTIFRQGEEGRSLYIVVSGRVKVHIGNKLLAEVEQGKYFGEMAVFDTQPRSATATTLEPCEFLELTQEQLYDAIEETPEIAVNIIRELSRLIRKLNDDMSVTSLRS, encoded by the coding sequence ATGCTAACCAGTGTTGACCGTTTATTATTTGTCCGGCGAGTCCCGATTTTTAAGGAATTGCGGGATGATTTTATTGTACGGCTCACTTCAGTGATGAACGAACTATCATTTCCAGCTAATTACACCATTTTTCGCCAAGGGGAAGAAGGGCGATCGCTCTATATTGTCGTGTCAGGCCGGGTTAAAGTTCACATTGGCAATAAACTACTTGCAGAGGTGGAACAAGGAAAATACTTTGGTGAGATGGCAGTATTTGATACTCAACCTCGTTCTGCCACTGCAACGACTTTGGAACCTTGCGAATTCTTGGAACTGACCCAAGAGCAATTGTATGATGCGATCGAAGAAACCCCTGAAATTGCGGTGAATATTATTCGTGAGTTATCCCGTCTGATTCGCAAGTTGAATGACGATATGAGTGTCACCTCTTTGCGGAGTTAA
- a CDS encoding cadmium resistance transporter gives MTWLISTLIIGISAAFATTFDDNLYLTAFFGKVNRSFRPKHIVLGEFLGFTALVFASLPGFFGGLVIPTTWIGLLGLLPVAIGISNLISREQEVETVQAVSVDLTPPVKSERQKKSLLATIRDPQTYRVSAVTVANGGNNIGIYVPLFASSNLPSLGVILCVCYFTVGAWCLLSYNLTRNPLMTPVLTRYGRKIFPFVLIYLGLSILIKSESYRLLPSLAMLSN, from the coding sequence ATGACTTGGTTAATTAGTACATTAATTATTGGGATATCTGCCGCTTTTGCAACCACCTTTGACGATAATTTATACTTGACAGCTTTCTTCGGAAAAGTCAATCGCAGTTTTCGTCCTAAGCATATTGTTCTTGGTGAATTTCTTGGATTCACTGCGTTAGTTTTTGCTAGTCTTCCTGGTTTCTTCGGCGGTCTCGTTATTCCCACCACCTGGATTGGATTACTAGGTTTACTTCCCGTCGCTATTGGTATCAGTAATCTCATCAGCCGAGAACAGGAAGTTGAGACAGTACAAGCTGTGTCAGTTGACTTAACCCCTCCGGTCAAATCTGAACGCCAGAAAAAATCATTATTGGCAACCATCCGCGATCCTCAAACATACCGCGTTTCGGCAGTAACTGTTGCCAATGGAGGAAACAACATTGGAATCTATGTACCATTGTTTGCTAGTAGCAATCTTCCAAGTTTAGGTGTAATTCTGTGTGTTTGCTACTTCACTGTTGGGGCGTGGTGTTTACTCTCTTACAACCTGACTCGTAACCCTCTGATGACTCCCGTTTTAACTCGCTATGGTCGAAAAATCTTCCCATTTGTCTTAATTTACCTGGGACTCTCCATCTTAATTAAAAGTGAATCATATCGACTTTTACCCAGTCTGGCAATGCTTTCTAATTAG
- a CDS encoding pentapeptide repeat-containing protein has protein sequence MNQSNSQKFTQWIVTAVFLVLVAGFSLLDQPSVRALTLTPSIPTESEVAPEISPATSPMESVTAPEISPVTSPMESVTAPVIPLVVSPIVSVAENVRHLLQTNECVGCNLTGAMLKDTNLQAANLENANLQNADLERANLQQTNLQGANFQGADLGKVNLLGANLVGANLFDADLEKANLLGANLQMANLQGADLENTNLTNANIQGTNLMGVDLDDAIRPEGFAVQ, from the coding sequence ATGAATCAATCAAATTCCCAAAAATTCACTCAGTGGATCGTCACAGCAGTATTTCTGGTACTTGTAGCAGGATTTTCTCTCCTTGACCAACCCAGTGTTAGAGCATTAACACTAACACCATCCATACCTACTGAGTCTGAAGTAGCTCCAGAAATATCTCCAGCTACATCGCCAATGGAGTCTGTAACTGCCCCAGAAATATCTCCAGTTACATCGCCGATGGAGTCTGTAACTGCCCCAGTAATACCTCTGGTTGTATCGCCAATAGTGTCTGTAGCCGAAAATGTTAGACATTTATTACAAACTAATGAATGTGTCGGCTGTAACCTAACTGGGGCAATGCTAAAGGATACAAATCTGCAAGCTGCAAACTTGGAGAATGCGAACTTACAAAATGCTGACTTAGAAAGAGCTAACTTACAGCAAACAAACTTACAAGGGGCAAACTTTCAAGGAGCAGATTTAGGCAAGGTAAACCTTTTGGGAGCAAACCTTGTGGGAGCAAACTTATTTGATGCAGACCTAGAGAAAGCCAACCTGTTGGGAGCAAACTTGCAAATGGCTAACTTACAGGGTGCAGACTTGGAAAATACAAATCTCACAAATGCAAACATCCAGGGGACTAACCTGATGGGCGTTGATTTGGATGATGCTATCAGACCAGAAGGATTTGCTGTTCAGTAG
- the recJ gene encoding single-stranded-DNA-specific exonuclease RecJ: protein MAEQQQWTITETEQPPQWFIQAVRQHTPLSSGMYAAQLLWQRGIKDNQQLTAFINYKAYQPASPFEFGQEMHLAIARLQQAYNAKEKIAIWGDFDADGITATSVLWDGLGQFFTQNTQLIYYIPNRLKESHGLNNQGIDNLANQGCKLIVTCDTGSTNIEEIIYAKQLGIDVIVTDHHTLPTERPPVAAIINPRYFSREHQLFNLSGVAVAYKLVEALYQSLPNIAKYPLEDLLDLVAVGLIADLVQLSGDCRYLAQLGIQRLQEDFKQPPAARRRPGVGRLLELCQKSGDRPTDISFGLGPRINAVSRIQGDASFCVELLTSRDAKRCNELAEVTELANTRRKSLQKDVQAQVAQKLSQLDLSTTSVIVLEDAQWPAGVLGLVAGQVAQETGRPTILLSTEVAEEAGGENLTSSSPPLARGSARSVNSVDLYQLVKDQAHLLHRFGGHPFAAGLSLLVENIPLFTAAINQQLRQSLGSTTLTPTVQADLTVTVADLGKELFLELKVLEPCGMGNPVPKLLIQNCWFENAWHRNQQDWQGKKVQYIKTEFDIRDDSGRSAFPGLWWGHYKDELPIGRCDCIAELDYNTFKKRYEIRLIAVRLSVTSAVNTQHLPLILDLRNNPTPAQTQLIASLPTPALLLEDCPNSWDSLRLWLRRSFDNQQQLAIAWSKPNHQPPNQIWLTLVGIAKYLSRINQPVTRVQLLKKIGISDPTLLVGIKALKYLGFTVKLQDNYLQFTWHPSDRTENFTDAAVARFLAAVREEQFQQQYFAQVPLSTIVAIASRYP, encoded by the coding sequence ATGGCAGAACAACAGCAGTGGACTATAACAGAAACCGAACAACCCCCGCAGTGGTTCATCCAAGCGGTGAGACAGCATACACCCCTATCAAGTGGAATGTATGCAGCGCAATTATTATGGCAACGGGGAATTAAAGATAATCAACAATTAACAGCTTTTATCAACTATAAAGCTTATCAACCAGCGAGTCCCTTTGAGTTTGGGCAAGAAATGCACTTAGCGATCGCCCGGTTGCAACAAGCATATAACGCCAAAGAAAAAATTGCCATCTGGGGAGACTTTGATGCTGATGGAATTACCGCCACATCTGTACTTTGGGATGGATTAGGACAATTTTTTACACAAAATACTCAGTTAATTTACTATATTCCCAATCGCCTGAAAGAATCTCACGGACTGAATAATCAAGGGATTGATAATTTAGCAAACCAAGGTTGCAAATTAATTGTTACTTGTGATACTGGCAGCACGAACATTGAAGAAATTATCTACGCCAAACAGCTAGGCATAGATGTAATAGTTACAGACCATCATACCTTACCCACCGAACGCCCACCCGTTGCAGCAATTATCAATCCCCGCTATTTTTCAAGGGAACATCAGCTATTTAATCTTTCTGGGGTGGCGGTAGCTTATAAGTTAGTTGAAGCATTATATCAAAGTCTGCCTAATATTGCAAAATATCCGTTAGAAGATTTATTAGATTTAGTAGCAGTAGGATTAATTGCCGACTTAGTGCAGTTAAGTGGAGATTGTCGTTATTTAGCGCAGTTGGGAATTCAACGACTGCAAGAAGATTTTAAACAGCCGCCAGCAGCGCGTCGCCGTCCGGGGGTAGGGCGATTATTAGAATTGTGCCAGAAAAGTGGCGATCGCCCCACAGATATTTCCTTTGGTTTGGGGCCAAGAATCAACGCCGTCAGCCGCATCCAAGGTGATGCGAGTTTTTGCGTTGAATTATTAACCAGTCGAGATGCTAAACGTTGTAACGAATTAGCCGAAGTTACAGAACTCGCAAATACCAGACGCAAATCTTTACAAAAAGATGTGCAAGCGCAAGTAGCACAAAAACTTAGTCAATTAGACTTATCAACTACCAGCGTCATAGTCTTAGAAGATGCCCAATGGCCTGCGGGTGTATTAGGTTTAGTTGCGGGACAGGTAGCACAAGAAACGGGTCGCCCGACTATTTTATTAAGTACAGAAGTCGCAGAGGAAGCAGGGGGAGAAAATCTTACTTCCTCATCCCCTCCCCTCGCCCGTGGTTCTGCCCGTTCTGTCAATTCGGTCGATTTATACCAATTGGTAAAAGACCAAGCACATTTGTTACATCGCTTTGGGGGACATCCCTTTGCAGCAGGTTTGAGTTTGTTAGTGGAAAATATTCCTTTATTTACAGCCGCGATTAATCAGCAGTTGCGGCAATCTTTAGGTAGTACAACTCTAACGCCAACCGTGCAAGCAGACTTGACGGTGACAGTTGCAGACTTAGGGAAAGAGTTATTTTTAGAACTGAAGGTGCTAGAACCTTGTGGAATGGGTAATCCGGTTCCGAAGTTGTTAATTCAAAACTGTTGGTTTGAAAATGCTTGGCATCGCAATCAGCAGGATTGGCAAGGGAAAAAGGTACAGTACATTAAAACCGAGTTTGACATTCGGGATGATTCGGGTAGAAGTGCTTTTCCTGGCTTATGGTGGGGACACTACAAAGATGAATTGCCCATAGGAAGGTGTGATTGCATAGCCGAATTAGACTACAACACCTTCAAAAAACGTTATGAAATCAGATTAATTGCCGTGCGTCTTAGTGTTACCTCAGCGGTTAACACTCAGCATTTACCACTCATTCTAGACTTACGGAATAACCCTACTCCCGCACAGACGCAATTAATTGCGTCTCTACCAACTCCTGCACTCTTGCTTGAAGATTGTCCCAATTCATGGGATAGTTTACGTTTATGGTTGCGCCGCTCGTTTGATAATCAGCAACAATTAGCGATCGCTTGGTCTAAACCCAATCACCAACCACCCAATCAAATTTGGCTGACTCTTGTCGGAATTGCTAAATATCTCAGTCGCATAAATCAACCAGTTACCCGCGTCCAACTTTTAAAGAAAATCGGCATTAGTGACCCAACATTACTTGTAGGAATCAAAGCTTTAAAATATTTAGGGTTCACGGTCAAACTACAAGACAATTATTTACAATTTACTTGGCATCCAAGCGATCGCACAGAAAACTTTACCGATGCAGCAGTGGCAAGGTTTTTAGCTGCTGTCCGAGAAGAACAATTTCAGCAACAGTATTTTGCCCAAGTGCCTTTATCTACTATTGTAGCGATCGCCAGTCGTTATCCATAA
- a CDS encoding GNAT family N-acetyltransferase, with translation MSSFDETEAIYVRELGIDDIAPVYHLGEGLFTSDLYPYLYRTWDEWEVIGLYNTDPEYCLVAETDGELAGFILGTIITKASWTYGYILWLGVSPKFQRRGVADKLVDKVVARMIEDGARFMLVDTDPTNTSALKFFNRKGFGNTRQHIFLSMNLSKHEYYGRLIDYEHQKAERAGYKRSRPAIRARKSDSVANELILNPLVNESQTTEDQSPI, from the coding sequence ATGTCAAGCTTTGACGAAACAGAAGCGATTTACGTGCGCGAATTAGGAATTGATGATATTGCTCCCGTTTACCACTTGGGAGAAGGGTTATTTACCAGCGATTTATATCCTTATTTATACCGCACCTGGGACGAATGGGAGGTGATTGGACTTTACAACACTGATCCAGAATACTGTCTTGTGGCCGAAACAGACGGAGAATTAGCAGGATTCATTTTGGGAACAATCATCACCAAAGCATCCTGGACTTATGGATATATTCTATGGCTAGGTGTGAGTCCGAAGTTTCAGCGTCGGGGTGTAGCAGACAAGTTGGTTGATAAAGTCGTCGCCCGAATGATTGAAGATGGAGCGCGGTTCATGTTGGTAGACACCGATCCCACCAATACTTCAGCCTTAAAGTTTTTTAACCGTAAAGGTTTTGGCAATACTCGCCAGCATATTTTCTTGTCGATGAATTTGAGCAAACATGAATATTATGGCAGATTGATTGATTATGAACACCAAAAAGCTGAAAGAGCCGGTTACAAGCGATCTCGTCCGGCAATTCGCGCCCGTAAATCTGATAGTGTCGCTAATGAACTAATTCTCAATCCCCTAGTGAATGAATCTCAAACAACTGAGGATCAATCCCCGATTTAA
- a CDS encoding PD-(D/E)XK nuclease family protein — MLLTPTQLLRLSQGQLNLLEACPRKFQHTYLEKLNSPSNPEQEERQTLGSRFHLLMQQREMGLPIDSFLQADAKLQSWMLAFADAAPEILTAASDNQTFRESEHYRTLQVQDYLLTVVYDLLIADNQQAQILDWKTYPKPPNKRKLESNWQTRLYLYVLAETSDYLPENISMTYWFVQSEGKPQNIKFNYNTAQHTQIAKKLNQLLSQLTRWLEDYQNNQQFPQVVEGSKTCDYCQFAKRCDRDRIQVNEEAVKDSLPNFDNIQEVSLNPIH; from the coding sequence ATGCTGTTAACTCCCACTCAACTACTGCGACTGTCTCAAGGACAACTCAACTTACTAGAAGCTTGTCCGCGTAAATTTCAACATACCTATCTAGAAAAACTCAATTCGCCCTCAAATCCAGAACAAGAAGAACGGCAAACTTTGGGTAGTCGTTTTCACTTGCTTATGCAGCAGCGAGAAATGGGTTTGCCAATTGATAGTTTTCTGCAAGCAGATGCTAAACTGCAAAGCTGGATGCTAGCTTTTGCCGATGCAGCCCCAGAAATTTTAACGGCTGCATCTGATAATCAAACTTTCCGTGAAAGTGAACACTACCGAACTCTACAAGTTCAGGATTATTTGCTGACGGTTGTCTATGATTTATTGATTGCAGATAACCAACAAGCGCAAATTCTCGACTGGAAAACTTATCCGAAACCACCCAATAAACGCAAGTTAGAATCCAACTGGCAAACACGGCTTTATCTGTATGTTTTGGCTGAAACTAGCGACTATTTGCCAGAAAATATTTCCATGACTTACTGGTTTGTCCAATCGGAGGGTAAACCGCAAAATATTAAATTTAATTACAATACTGCTCAACACACACAAATAGCAAAGAAGCTTAATCAACTATTAAGTCAGTTAACCCGTTGGCTGGAAGATTACCAAAATAACCAGCAGTTTCCTCAAGTTGTGGAGGGTAGCAAAACTTGTGATTATTGTCAGTTTGCTAAAAGGTGCGATCGCGATCGCATACAAGTTAATGAAGAAGCAGTGAAAGACTCATTGCCAAATTTTGACAACATTCAAGAAGTCTCACTTAACCCTATACATTAG
- a CDS encoding NB-ARC domain-containing protein — protein sequence MSVISENVILALAQKRCLSSSEVEVFLYAVRGQSPNAIAKELAISAEAVRKRLSEVYKKFNVTGNGPGKLTKLQQVIESEYQAFSLKEKSITQNHQDWGEAPGICVFYGRAAELSQLTQWLIKDKCQMVAILGMGGIGKTALSVKLAKEVQENFEYLIWRSLRNAPPVLEMLANLIGFLSNEREIELPETVDARVTLLIHYLREHRCLLVLDNAETILQEGDRAGEYKEKYQDFSQILRRIGEEPHQSCLVLTSREKPKEFAPLEGETSPVRTLSLVGLGETEGQKILKDKGLFGSQKKWGKLIEKYSGNPLALKLVSEPIRELFGGDIAAFLAEGEIIFGDTRNLLDQQFERLSEIEKEIIYWLAIKRELVSLEELLDELVHPLPKREVLEALESLRRRSLIEQRTALFTLQSVVMEYMIDRLIEQVCHEITTGEMKLFMSHALMEATAKDYIRNTQITLIIKQVIDRLSTIYRFPKNLETHLSEVLFDLQKKSPQAAGYAGGNLLNMLCELEIDLSGYDFSNLTIWQAYLQSVNLHRVNFANADLAKSVFAETLVSISSVAFSPDGKLLATGDADGKTYLWQVEDGKLLFTCIGHSGSVKSVAFSPDGQTLASGSDDQTVKLWDVHNGECLTNLLGHSNWVRSVAFSPDGQILASGSEDQTVKLWDVHTGKCFKTFQGNTNRVRSVAFSPDGQTLVSGSEKQTIKLWDVHNGECLKIFQGHSNWVRSVAFSPDGQILASGSDDQTVKLWDVHNGKCLTTLLGHTNRVWSVAFSPNGQILASGGDDQTVKLWDVNTRKCLTTLQGHTNRVMSVAFSPDGHTLASGSENQTVKLWDVNTRKCLKTLQGHTNRIRSVAFSPDGQTLASGSEKQTVKLWDVRNDKCLKILQGHNSWVRSIAFSPDGQLLATGSEKQTVKLWDVQTRQCLKKLQEHTNRIRSVAFSPDGEILASGSDDQTVKLWDVHTGECLKTLQGHTSWVRSVAFSPDGETLASGSENQKVRLWNIRTGQCIKILEGHGNRIRSVAFSLDGHILASGSDDQTVKLWDVQMGECLTTLGEHTNRVWSVAFSPDGQTLASGSEDQTVKLWDVYMGKCLKTLHGANWVRSVAFSPDGQTLICGSQDETIKLWDVLTGECVKTLRSPKPYEGMNITGVKGLTTAQLVTLKALGAVEDAE from the coding sequence ATGAGTGTGATTTCTGAAAACGTGATTTTGGCTTTAGCCCAAAAACGGTGCTTGTCTAGCAGCGAGGTAGAGGTATTCTTATATGCTGTTCGGGGACAATCCCCAAATGCGATCGCAAAAGAATTAGCTATCAGCGCCGAAGCAGTCCGCAAAAGATTAAGCGAAGTTTACAAAAAATTTAATGTTACTGGTAACGGGCCAGGAAAGCTCACTAAGTTACAACAAGTTATCGAATCTGAATATCAAGCATTTTCACTGAAGGAAAAATCCATCACCCAAAACCACCAAGATTGGGGTGAAGCGCCTGGAATCTGTGTTTTTTACGGACGTGCAGCCGAATTATCTCAGTTAACCCAGTGGCTAATCAAGGATAAATGTCAAATGGTGGCAATATTGGGCATGGGTGGAATTGGCAAAACTGCCTTATCTGTGAAGTTAGCGAAGGAAGTTCAGGAGAATTTTGAATACCTGATTTGGCGAAGTCTCCGTAATGCACCACCCGTCTTAGAGATGTTGGCAAACCTGATTGGTTTTTTATCTAACGAGAGAGAAATAGAGTTACCAGAAACTGTAGATGCGAGAGTAACGCTGTTGATTCATTATTTACGAGAGCATCGTTGTCTTTTAGTATTAGATAATGCAGAGACAATTTTACAAGAAGGCGATCGCGCCGGAGAATATAAAGAAAAATATCAAGATTTTAGTCAAATACTCCGACGGATAGGGGAAGAACCGCATCAAAGCTGTTTAGTATTGACTTCGCGAGAAAAACCCAAAGAATTTGCCCCTTTAGAGGGAGAAACATCACCAGTCAGAACATTATCGTTAGTTGGCTTGGGAGAAACAGAAGGGCAAAAAATTCTCAAAGATAAAGGGTTATTTGGTTCACAGAAGAAGTGGGGTAAACTGATTGAGAAATATTCAGGTAATCCCTTAGCACTAAAACTCGTTTCTGAGCCGATCCGGGAGTTATTTGGTGGTGATATCGCTGCCTTTCTTGCTGAAGGGGAGATAATTTTTGGTGACACCCGCAATTTATTAGACCAGCAATTTGAGCGGTTATCAGAGATCGAAAAAGAAATAATTTATTGGCTAGCAATCAAGCGCGAGTTAGTTTCTCTGGAAGAATTGCTAGACGAACTTGTGCATCCATTGCCCAAAAGGGAAGTACTGGAGGCGCTAGAGTCACTGCGGCGGCGATCGCTAATTGAACAAAGAACAGCACTTTTCACCCTCCAGTCGGTGGTGATGGAATACATGATTGACCGATTAATTGAACAAGTTTGTCACGAAATTACCACTGGTGAAATGAAATTATTTATGAGCCATGCTTTAATGGAAGCTACGGCTAAAGATTATATTCGTAACACTCAAATTACCCTGATTATTAAACAGGTTATAGATAGATTATCAACTATTTATAGATTTCCTAAAAATCTGGAAACTCATCTCTCTGAAGTTTTATTCGATCTGCAAAAAAAATCTCCACAAGCGGCAGGATATGCTGGTGGAAATCTCCTAAATATGCTTTGTGAGCTAGAAATTGATTTAAGCGGCTATGACTTTTCTAATCTGACTATTTGGCAAGCATATTTACAAAGTGTGAATTTGCATCGGGTGAATTTTGCCAACGCTGATTTAGCTAAGTCCGTTTTTGCAGAAACATTAGTGAGTATTTCGTCAGTGGCATTTAGCCCAGATGGTAAACTTTTAGCTACAGGTGATGCTGATGGTAAGACTTACTTATGGCAAGTTGAAGATGGAAAGCTACTTTTTACTTGTATTGGACATAGCGGTTCAGTAAAATCAGTTGCCTTTAGTCCCGATGGTCAGACTTTAGCTAGTGGCAGTGATGACCAAACGGTGAAGTTATGGGATGTCCACAATGGAGAATGCCTGACAAACTTGCTGGGACATAGCAATTGGGTAAGGTCAGTTGCCTTCAGTCCCGACGGTCAAATTTTAGCTAGTGGTAGTGAAGACCAAACAGTAAAGTTATGGGATGTCCACACGGGAAAATGCTTCAAAACTTTCCAGGGGAATACCAATCGAGTCAGGTCAGTTGCTTTCAGTCCAGATGGTCAAACTTTAGTTAGTGGCAGTGAGAAGCAAACAATAAAGTTATGGGATGTCCACAACGGAGAATGCCTGAAAATCTTTCAGGGACATAGCAATTGGGTAAGATCGGTTGCATTCAGTCCCGATGGTCAAATTTTAGCGAGTGGCAGTGACGACCAAACAGTAAAGTTATGGGATGTCCACAACGGAAAATGCTTGACAACCTTGCTGGGACATACCAATCGGGTCTGGTCAGTTGCCTTCAGTCCTAATGGTCAAATTTTGGCTAGCGGTGGTGATGACCAAACAGTGAAATTATGGGATGTCAACACCAGAAAATGCCTGACAACCTTACAAGGGCATACCAATCGGGTAATGTCAGTTGCTTTTAGTCCCGATGGTCACACTTTGGCTAGTGGTAGTGAGAACCAAACAGTGAAGTTATGGGATGTCAACACCAGAAAATGCCTCAAAACTTTGCAGGGACATACCAATCGAATTAGGTCAGTTGCTTTCAGTCCCGATGGTCAAACTTTGGCTAGTGGTAGTGAAAAGCAAACAGTGAAATTATGGGATGTCCGTAACGATAAGTGCCTGAAAATTTTGCAGGGGCATAACAGTTGGGTACGGTCAATTGCCTTCAGTCCCGATGGTCAACTTTTGGCTACCGGCAGTGAAAAGCAAACAGTGAAATTATGGGATGTTCAAACCAGACAATGCCTGAAAAAGTTGCAGGAACATACCAATCGAATCAGATCGGTTGCATTTAGTCCTGATGGTGAAATTTTAGCTAGTGGCAGTGATGACCAAACAGTGAAATTATGGGATGTCCATACGGGAGAATGCCTCAAAACATTGCAAGGGCATACCAGTTGGGTGAGATCGGTTGCCTTTAGCCCCGATGGTGAAACTTTAGCTAGTGGCAGTGAAAACCAAAAAGTGAGGTTATGGAATATCCGCACGGGACAATGCATTAAAATTTTAGAGGGACATGGTAATCGGATCAGGTCAGTTGCTTTCAGTCTCGATGGTCATATTTTAGCTAGTGGCAGTGACGACCAAACGGTGAAATTATGGGATGTTCAAATGGGTGAGTGTCTCACAACTTTAGGAGAACATACTAATCGGGTATGGTCAGTTGCCTTCAGTCCCGATGGTCAGACTTTAGCTAGTGGCAGTGAAGACCAAACGGTAAAATTATGGGATGTCTATATGGGCAAGTGCCTCAAAACCTTGCACGGGGCTAATTGGGTCAGGTCAGTTGCCTTTAGTCCCGATGGTCAAACCCTAATTTGTGGTAGCCAAGATGAGACAATTAAGCTTTGGGATGTATTGACAGGCGAGTGCGTCAAAACACTGCGATCGCCAAAACCCTACGAAGGAATGAATATCACTGGAGTGAAAGGGTTAACCACAGCGCAATTAGTAACGCTGAAAGCTTTAGGGGCAGTGGAAGATGCAGAGTAA